The following coding sequences are from one Methanomassiliicoccales archaeon window:
- a CDS encoding NAD(P)/FAD-dependent oxidoreductase, whose translation MKTDYDVVVVGAGPAGSMTAKHAAKKGARVLMIEKRQEIGASLRCAEGVNKKGLEKAGVPVDRRWVSTDVSGAKLVSPGGHVFRIDERQAGNEVGMVLERHLFDKAMAADAARAGAEIWLKTSAVDVIKDGDKVVGVKAMREGEPIKLTAGCVVAADGFESQVARWAGIDTSLKAGDITTCYQYRMANLKTEPDYCEFVIGSVAPGGYVWVFPKGDDTANVGIGVLASMLKRPGEVKAYLDAWIKKDPRLSCGQPLEAIAGGVSVSPPVERSVMNGLILVGDSARIIDPITGGGIANGLLAGMHAGNVLGECVEAGDFSEKALMPYDVLWRNDLEDRLWRNWMAKEKFLTLSDKTLDGVIETLATAKVDKMSVHNILIAIKERHPELVKEFEDLI comes from the coding sequence ATGAAGACCGATTACGATGTCGTGGTCGTAGGCGCTGGCCCAGCTGGCAGTATGACCGCTAAACACGCGGCCAAAAAGGGCGCTCGGGTACTGATGATCGAGAAGCGCCAAGAGATCGGGGCTTCCCTAAGATGCGCCGAGGGCGTGAACAAGAAGGGACTGGAGAAGGCCGGCGTTCCCGTGGACCGCCGCTGGGTCTCCACGGATGTTTCCGGTGCCAAACTGGTATCTCCAGGTGGGCATGTGTTCCGCATCGATGAGAGACAGGCCGGCAACGAGGTGGGCATGGTGCTCGAGAGACACCTCTTCGATAAGGCCATGGCCGCTGATGCCGCCCGAGCCGGAGCGGAGATATGGCTCAAGACCTCGGCCGTGGACGTGATCAAGGATGGCGACAAGGTGGTAGGAGTAAAGGCTATGCGCGAAGGCGAGCCTATAAAGCTCACCGCCGGCTGCGTGGTCGCTGCCGATGGTTTCGAGTCCCAGGTAGCCCGATGGGCCGGGATCGACACCTCCCTGAAGGCGGGAGATATAACCACCTGTTACCAGTATCGCATGGCCAATCTTAAGACCGAGCCAGATTACTGTGAGTTCGTTATCGGTTCGGTCGCTCCCGGAGGTTACGTCTGGGTATTCCCCAAGGGCGACGACACCGCTAACGTCGGCATAGGCGTGCTAGCCTCCATGCTAAAGAGGCCAGGGGAGGTCAAGGCCTACCTGGACGCCTGGATCAAAAAGGACCCACGTCTGAGCTGCGGACAGCCTCTGGAGGCTATCGCCGGGGGTGTCTCGGTATCCCCGCCTGTGGAACGCTCCGTCATGAACGGACTTATCCTGGTCGGGGACTCTGCCCGTATCATCGACCCTATTACTGGGGGTGGCATCGCCAACGGTCTGCTGGCCGGCATGCATGCGGGTAACGTCCTGGGTGAATGTGTCGAGGCCGGAGACTTCAGCGAGAAGGCGCTGATGCCCTATGACGTACTGTGGCGCAATGACCTGGAAGATCGACTGTGGCGCAACTGGATGGCCAAGGAGAAGTTCCTGACCCTTTCCGACAAAACACTGGATGGGGTCATTGAAACGCTGGCTACTGCCAAGGTGGACAAGATGTCGGTGCATAATATCCTCATCGCCATCAAGGAGCGCCACCCGGAACTGGTCAAAGAGTTCGAGGATCTGATCTAA
- a CDS encoding radical SAM protein: MIAKESSLPKGLPKQTQSLCPECKKIIIADIFEKDGKVLIEKTCPEHGHFSDIYWSDAAMYKRAELFAFDGVGVEDPFIKNATVCPTDCGLCNLHLSHTSLANVDLTNRCNMKCPICFANANAAGYVYEPTIEQIEKMLRTLREQRPVPCPAVQFSGGEPTIYPHFIEAIAKAKELGFAQIQVATNGIKFAEDFELLKTAVDAGLNTIYLQFDGLREEIYIAARGRKLLDVKLKAIENVRKLEKPPSIVLVPTIVKGINDDQIGPIFRFALENSDVIRGINFQPVAFTGRINKEDLVKQRYTLTDLAIDLEVQTQGQIVKNDWYPVPSVVPVSTLASAILGVPKVTFTTHPHCGLATYLFVQDKDHVVPLTHFVDVEPLFRDLFELSKKTEKAKVKFPSKLKAYALLKKYIHEDKMPEGLDVMSFLKLLSEVMGDESKDSLSKFSWKMIFVGGMHFQDLYNYDIERVKRCAIHYAVPDGRIIPFCAYNGGPTFREEVEKKFSVPIDEWRRTRGTEHT; this comes from the coding sequence ATGATTGCAAAAGAGAGTTCATTGCCAAAGGGACTGCCGAAGCAGACGCAATCCCTTTGTCCAGAGTGCAAGAAGATCATCATAGCCGACATATTCGAAAAGGACGGTAAGGTGTTGATCGAAAAGACCTGCCCAGAGCACGGTCATTTCAGTGACATCTACTGGTCCGATGCTGCGATGTACAAAAGAGCAGAGCTGTTCGCTTTTGATGGTGTTGGGGTGGAGGATCCGTTCATTAAAAATGCCACGGTCTGCCCCACCGATTGCGGTCTATGCAATCTACATCTAAGCCACACCTCTTTGGCCAACGTGGACCTTACGAATCGCTGCAACATGAAGTGCCCTATATGTTTCGCCAACGCCAACGCCGCGGGATACGTTTATGAGCCGACTATCGAGCAGATAGAGAAGATGTTGCGCACCCTGAGGGAGCAGAGACCCGTTCCCTGCCCAGCGGTCCAGTTCTCAGGCGGAGAGCCCACCATCTACCCTCACTTCATCGAGGCCATAGCGAAGGCCAAGGAATTGGGTTTTGCCCAGATCCAGGTGGCGACAAACGGTATCAAATTCGCGGAGGACTTCGAACTGTTGAAGACCGCGGTAGACGCTGGTCTGAATACCATTTACCTGCAGTTCGACGGTCTCCGTGAAGAGATATATATCGCTGCAAGAGGCCGTAAATTGCTAGATGTGAAACTAAAGGCGATCGAAAACGTTAGAAAGCTGGAAAAACCCCCGTCGATAGTCCTGGTTCCCACCATTGTAAAGGGGATCAACGACGACCAGATCGGGCCCATATTCCGTTTCGCTTTGGAGAATAGTGACGTCATCCGTGGAATCAACTTCCAGCCTGTAGCCTTCACCGGGAGGATCAACAAGGAGGACCTGGTCAAACAGAGGTATACCCTGACTGACCTTGCCATTGACCTGGAAGTACAAACCCAGGGACAGATCGTCAAAAACGACTGGTACCCTGTGCCTAGCGTCGTGCCTGTTTCTACCTTGGCCTCCGCCATCCTCGGCGTACCGAAGGTCACCTTCACCACCCACCCGCATTGCGGATTGGCGACCTACCTGTTCGTTCAGGACAAGGACCACGTGGTGCCCCTGACGCACTTCGTCGATGTAGAACCGTTGTTCAGGGATCTGTTCGAACTATCAAAAAAGACAGAGAAGGCCAAGGTCAAGTTCCCTTCAAAATTGAAGGCCTACGCTCTGCTCAAGAAGTACATCCACGAGGATAAGATGCCGGAGGGTCTGGACGTAATGTCGTTCCTCAAACTGCTCTCCGAGGTCATGGGTGACGAGTCGAAGGATTCCCTGTCTAAGTTCTCATGGAAGATGATATTCGTTGGTGGAATGCATTTCCAGGACCTGTACAACTATGATATTGAAAGGGTCAAGCGCTGTGCCATCCATTACGCTGTGCCAGATGGGCGAATCATACCGTTCTGCGCTTACAACGGTGGCCCGACCTTCCGAGAAGAAGTGGAGAAGAAGTTCTCGGTGCCGATCGATGAGTGGAGACGGACCAGAGGGACAGAGCACACGTAG
- a CDS encoding 4Fe-4S binding protein, protein MIVSTEKCMHCGACVGSCPQNAIFLNEIVLEFNENCNKCGRCVRICPVGALRMEAKK, encoded by the coding sequence ATGATCGTTAGCACAGAGAAATGCATGCATTGCGGTGCCTGTGTGGGTTCATGCCCTCAGAATGCCATTTTCCTGAACGAGATAGTCCTAGAGTTCAATGAGAATTGCAATAAGTGTGGCAGATGCGTCCGCATTTGCCCCGTGGGAGCCCTAAGGATGGAGGCTAAGAAATGA
- a CDS encoding helix-turn-helix domain-containing protein, which translates to MNIIDLLRLDIEDIEKEYTQIAAALGNIGLSNYESRIYVALILKSHGTAEDIAELAMIPRTSAYKALLSLREKKFVEETGGRPTIYHPVPLEEIRARAMNDLNGIFNKLNTVKGLLSERGTPELVYTIHGKKKVLSKIGELLESSKKTFVISSPKMHDIRNELSNRFKDAVKRGVRVTIITVPSIKVPEATEVFRRKSLIATDVISDSTRAMIASDELDLCGFSDNPLLAAHLENFLYMVKEEN; encoded by the coding sequence ATGAATATCATTGACCTTCTTCGGCTGGACATAGAGGACATTGAGAAAGAATATACCCAAATCGCCGCCGCTCTTGGGAATATTGGGTTAAGTAACTATGAATCTCGCATCTACGTTGCACTGATACTCAAAAGTCATGGGACCGCTGAGGACATCGCGGAGTTGGCCATGATACCACGCACCTCCGCATACAAAGCATTACTATCGCTAAGGGAAAAGAAATTCGTGGAGGAGACCGGGGGTCGACCGACCATATATCACCCCGTACCATTGGAGGAGATACGCGCCCGGGCGATGAACGACCTGAATGGCATTTTCAATAAATTGAACACCGTGAAAGGCTTGCTAAGTGAAAGAGGGACCCCGGAACTGGTCTATACCATTCACGGTAAGAAGAAGGTGTTGAGCAAGATCGGGGAGCTGCTCGAATCGTCCAAAAAAACATTCGTGATATCCTCCCCCAAGATGCATGATATCCGAAATGAACTTTCCAACCGATTCAAGGACGCGGTCAAACGGGGTGTGCGTGTGACCATAATCACCGTACCCTCGATCAAAGTACCGGAGGCGACCGAGGTATTCCGCCGAAAGTCGTTGATAGCCACAGATGTCATTTCCGACAGCACCCGGGCCATGATCGCCTCGGACGAGCTGGACCTGTGCGGCTTCTCGGACAATCCGCTCCTAGCCGCCCATTTGGAGAACTTCTTGTACATGGTCAAAGAGGAGAACTAG
- the serS gene encoding serine--tRNA ligase yields the protein MLDANVIRGDPEAIRNMLRSRNYGDEVLDRFLEIDASWRVKVEEGNRLRKMRNEASLRISKLSGAEKTEAVMEMKVVSSRISELDAIIAELEEQKNESILLFPNIPHISVPIGDSYEKNIVVSENGKERKFDFPLKDHIALGEDLDIIDFQRGVKIAGSGFFVLKGDGARMERALINYMLDLHHGQGYTEIFPPVMVNRAAVIGTGQYPKMKDDMYWCERDDLWLNPTAEVPVTNMLQDDILAKGDLPIYYTAYLPSFRREAGRHAEMKGMIRVHEFNKVELVKFVLPDGSYQELESLVNDAQDVLRGLELPFRTLLLCTGDMGFASAKTYDLEAYAPGTGSWLEVSSCSCFTDFQARRARIKYRPEQHLKSEFVHTLNGSGLALPRTMVSIMENYQDRAGHIRIPDVLRPYMQGQEIIE from the coding sequence ATGTTGGACGCCAACGTTATTAGGGGCGACCCTGAGGCCATCCGAAACATGCTTCGCAGCCGTAACTACGGCGACGAAGTGCTGGACCGATTCTTGGAGATCGACGCTAGTTGGAGGGTCAAGGTGGAAGAAGGCAATCGCCTCAGGAAGATGAGGAACGAAGCTTCTTTACGCATCTCCAAGCTCAGCGGGGCGGAGAAGACGGAAGCGGTGATGGAAATGAAGGTAGTCTCCTCTCGCATTAGCGAGCTGGATGCCATCATAGCTGAACTGGAAGAGCAGAAGAACGAATCCATACTGCTTTTTCCCAACATTCCTCATATCTCAGTACCGATTGGCGACAGTTACGAGAAGAACATCGTGGTGTCCGAGAACGGGAAGGAAAGAAAATTCGATTTCCCGCTGAAGGACCACATAGCACTAGGCGAGGATCTGGACATTATAGATTTTCAGAGAGGAGTGAAGATCGCTGGTAGCGGCTTCTTCGTCCTGAAAGGGGACGGAGCTCGCATGGAACGGGCGCTGATCAATTACATGCTGGACCTGCATCACGGGCAAGGATACACCGAGATCTTTCCTCCGGTGATGGTCAATCGGGCCGCGGTCATCGGAACTGGTCAGTACCCCAAGATGAAGGACGACATGTATTGGTGCGAGAGGGACGATCTTTGGCTAAACCCGACCGCCGAGGTCCCGGTCACCAACATGCTGCAGGACGATATTCTGGCAAAGGGTGACCTCCCCATCTATTACACCGCTTATCTGCCCTCTTTCCGCAGGGAGGCCGGCCGACACGCGGAGATGAAGGGAATGATCCGGGTACATGAGTTCAACAAGGTGGAGTTGGTCAAGTTCGTTCTACCCGATGGTTCCTACCAAGAACTGGAAAGCCTGGTGAACGACGCACAGGACGTACTGCGCGGATTGGAGCTTCCCTTCCGTACTTTGCTGCTATGCACCGGGGACATGGGTTTCGCTTCGGCCAAGACCTACGACCTAGAGGCGTACGCTCCAGGGACCGGTAGCTGGTTGGAGGTATCCTCATGCAGTTGCTTCACTGATTTCCAGGCCCGCCGTGCTCGGATCAAGTACCGGCCGGAACAGCATCTGAAGAGCGAGTTCGTACACACCCTCAACGGTTCCGGACTGGCATTGCCTCGAACCATGGTGTCTATAATGGAGAACTATCAGGACCGCGCAGGCCACATACGTATCCCAGATGTGTTAAGGCCTTACATGCAAGGGCAAGAAATAATAGAATAG
- a CDS encoding lamin tail domain-containing protein yields the protein MLVRYTDRKLSRDRRGQLPFSMIAIVLVVLSSLSALAMSDLNDRSENVDLTVEELEEMNDLSLSAKVKIDMLAFQAVVRSCSGDTTNECKMRSGFISELDRSAHGVYPQERGNYRIEVNISDIRLSFLRLSLSNCVDLGEGWQGEFVPAYVGLNGNFEVKVSTNDGNLTRVFPASNDVKVPWPLLKDRMAAFDSTVGNGLGDLTCMARGMLDSLATYRSLQGWGTACSSIGQGIDDMVTERDVLNALNLGLVILQYQIFRTADPCLEIFTDHMSPQASWDHVRGYMEMGGAIDPVDLFLGLYGCDELDWGAVFSQTIYASMDRTILRWMEYLQLVDAANILEDVEEAFEFGLNDIIEWISGTDLLEDQYKDWIKGKFEIAGLPDTLYRYLNAGIPDDRIIVPTRNLELITADGQSVILPVQGMVSMDFPTVDVLDWDGWGDFREQYEKSTKELIDSMRERLMIIAESVSRNMYLPPDSLILDPTDGMTFLDEIRSVLLDALERKDEWLRPAIGAGEQQVDTVDHLAEATKSLFLERKYEILDRDSSLDDVARSVAGQLLTEMRSSNPGLDLPWEENFHSIEQAIFLDEGWSMMDRIVDAYELNAASLTDNFLNGMSYRSTISGHRSSFMVDIIVAMGDPLIGLGMIISDDVRSLMNEISKGMGMRDDFMEVPIPRDDHFDLTDEMGRSYQETLDVEMEYLSFEDVGTRPTVLLTDPVSYVGQEGSFPQSHDTNLLEKKWASFQSVWGLVCSGNVGIKLSPGGDLGASMPLTLEGQVPLTIYQTISILSGQPLLGVHYQNTNTLIGDVATILEKIFRPLLDGIEAVSSGLQKVYRLLENAVKRLLDMGTKILDALSNYLQELVEKVQQFVRAVVLGPTANAVEAAAGLLGERTCRLNLFGLDLVIRTDPTDMAFQDVSIPASFSLSYRVGECSISVTSRLIKGSFGFGFLSNASLNAEDWSVHIVLDPFMDVFRHMVEVRGIVRGACIELTMPEIVSYQELSFALSDIPGVSALLSNIPLPLPGLKGSVDAGVYVKMLDGRCDSPVINEYELNPMGEDYGREWVELYNPTDEMINLAGWTLQTSHGAQALGSIGDAVLAPHGRFVYYFKGQALDNQANGFPAEESIVLRDQNGRRIDSTPFATDYWNDERTWQRTQDGTDRWEFREGTEGRSNGKDPFTRLDLTTFEQAFVSAVTESISQLSSGEPSMETLADTLSSTVLHIIERLAADILEREVEMGLFVEVSVNDYTSAMKTGLRMDLSVHCGTLGEMLERLGRSTASLIHGFGNPFRVVGIEPPSNDDIWVGISTFCSVGLPDIVSVPGLNLEVQYVTSIQANLASLNVLFGERSAGWGLQGGVAICGVPGYALPMLQVPSTSMVDIWICRASVHEMVT from the coding sequence ATGCTCGTCCGATACACAGATAGAAAGCTCTCCCGAGACCGCCGAGGGCAATTACCATTCTCCATGATAGCTATCGTATTGGTGGTCCTTTCCAGTTTATCAGCCTTGGCAATGTCAGACCTGAACGATCGGTCGGAGAATGTGGATCTGACTGTGGAAGAGCTGGAGGAGATGAACGATCTCTCCCTATCGGCCAAGGTAAAGATCGACATGTTGGCATTCCAAGCGGTGGTCCGTTCATGTTCTGGCGACACAACGAACGAGTGTAAGATGAGGTCGGGATTCATATCAGAACTGGATAGATCGGCCCATGGAGTGTATCCACAGGAACGGGGCAATTATAGGATCGAGGTAAATATCAGCGATATTCGACTCTCATTCCTCCGCCTTTCCTTGTCTAACTGTGTCGATCTCGGAGAGGGTTGGCAGGGAGAGTTTGTTCCGGCCTATGTCGGTTTGAACGGGAATTTCGAAGTGAAAGTATCGACCAATGATGGTAACCTGACCAGGGTTTTTCCGGCCTCTAATGATGTTAAGGTGCCATGGCCTTTGCTGAAGGATCGTATGGCCGCCTTCGATTCCACGGTCGGCAACGGTCTGGGAGACCTGACCTGTATGGCCCGTGGCATGTTGGATTCTCTGGCCACTTATCGCTCCCTACAGGGTTGGGGCACCGCCTGTTCATCAATAGGCCAGGGGATTGATGATATGGTGACCGAAAGGGATGTGTTGAACGCCCTGAACCTAGGTTTGGTAATATTACAATACCAGATCTTCAGAACAGCTGACCCTTGTTTGGAGATCTTCACCGACCACATGTCCCCCCAAGCGTCCTGGGATCATGTGAGAGGGTATATGGAAATGGGAGGGGCGATCGACCCCGTTGACCTATTCTTAGGATTGTATGGTTGCGACGAGCTTGATTGGGGCGCCGTCTTCTCTCAGACCATATATGCATCCATGGACCGAACGATCTTGAGATGGATGGAATACCTCCAATTGGTCGACGCCGCGAACATATTGGAGGATGTGGAAGAAGCGTTCGAATTCGGTTTGAACGACATCATAGAATGGATCAGTGGTACCGACCTATTGGAGGACCAGTACAAAGATTGGATAAAGGGCAAGTTCGAGATCGCAGGTCTGCCGGACACTCTTTACCGTTACTTGAACGCCGGTATCCCGGATGATCGGATAATCGTTCCCACGCGCAACCTGGAGCTGATCACCGCAGACGGTCAGTCGGTGATACTACCGGTGCAGGGCATGGTTTCGATGGATTTCCCAACTGTGGACGTGCTCGATTGGGATGGATGGGGCGACTTCCGCGAACAATATGAGAAGAGCACCAAGGAGCTGATCGATTCCATGCGGGAGAGATTGATGATCATAGCGGAGAGCGTTTCCCGCAACATGTACCTACCACCGGACAGTCTCATCCTGGACCCGACGGATGGCATGACCTTTCTGGATGAGATCCGTTCCGTACTTCTGGACGCATTGGAGCGAAAGGATGAGTGGCTGAGGCCAGCCATTGGAGCGGGGGAACAACAGGTCGATACGGTCGATCACCTGGCAGAGGCTACCAAATCACTATTCCTTGAAAGGAAGTACGAGATACTGGACCGTGATTCCTCGTTGGATGATGTGGCGAGATCGGTTGCAGGACAGTTGTTGACGGAAATGCGATCGTCGAATCCTGGGCTGGACCTTCCATGGGAAGAGAATTTCCATTCGATCGAACAGGCCATTTTCCTGGATGAAGGCTGGTCGATGATGGATCGTATCGTCGATGCCTATGAACTTAATGCCGCTTCCCTGACGGATAATTTCCTGAACGGGATGAGCTATAGGTCGACAATATCCGGCCATCGGTCCTCCTTTATGGTCGACATCATTGTGGCCATGGGCGACCCATTGATCGGACTGGGAATGATTATCTCGGATGATGTCCGATCACTGATGAACGAGATATCAAAAGGAATGGGGATGAGGGATGATTTCATGGAGGTGCCCATCCCTCGCGATGATCATTTCGATTTGACCGATGAGATGGGGCGTTCTTACCAGGAGACCCTGGATGTGGAAATGGAATATCTATCGTTCGAAGATGTGGGGACCCGACCGACCGTTCTCCTTACCGACCCGGTTTCATACGTCGGCCAGGAAGGATCGTTCCCCCAGTCTCATGACACCAACCTGCTAGAGAAGAAATGGGCCTCGTTCCAGTCAGTCTGGGGACTGGTTTGCTCAGGCAATGTCGGCATCAAACTATCCCCCGGTGGTGATCTCGGGGCGAGCATGCCACTGACCCTCGAGGGACAGGTCCCTCTGACGATTTATCAAACGATCTCCATCCTTTCCGGGCAACCATTGTTAGGTGTGCATTACCAAAATACCAACACGCTCATCGGTGACGTTGCCACGATCTTGGAAAAGATATTCCGGCCGCTATTGGACGGGATCGAAGCGGTGTCCTCTGGGCTGCAAAAGGTATATCGCCTTCTCGAGAACGCGGTGAAACGTCTATTGGACATGGGGACAAAAATTCTTGATGCTCTATCAAATTATCTTCAGGAACTGGTTGAAAAGGTGCAGCAGTTCGTCCGCGCTGTGGTCCTCGGTCCAACGGCCAATGCGGTCGAGGCCGCAGCCGGTCTCTTGGGTGAACGGACATGCCGCCTTAATTTGTTCGGGCTCGACCTGGTCATCAGGACCGATCCCACGGATATGGCCTTCCAAGATGTTAGCATCCCTGCCTCTTTCTCCCTCTCTTATCGAGTGGGGGAATGTTCTATTTCCGTCACCTCCCGTCTGATCAAAGGATCGTTCGGGTTCGGTTTCCTAAGCAACGCCTCCCTGAACGCCGAAGATTGGTCCGTACATATTGTGCTGGACCCGTTCATGGACGTCTTTCGTCACATGGTGGAGGTCAGGGGTATCGTGAGGGGCGCCTGTATTGAGCTGACAATGCCTGAGATCGTTAGCTATCAAGAACTGTCCTTTGCACTTTCGGACATCCCGGGCGTGAGCGCTCTTCTGTCCAACATACCGCTTCCCTTACCAGGATTAAAAGGGAGCGTGGATGCGGGAGTGTATGTGAAAATGCTAGATGGAAGGTGTGACTCACCGGTCATCAACGAGTATGAACTCAATCCAATGGGGGAGGACTACGGGAGAGAATGGGTGGAACTGTACAACCCGACCGATGAGATGATCAATCTAGCAGGATGGACCCTCCAGACATCCCACGGGGCACAGGCATTGGGGTCTATAGGGGATGCGGTCCTCGCCCCCCACGGCCGATTTGTATACTATTTCAAGGGTCAGGCCCTGGACAATCAAGCCAACGGTTTCCCAGCGGAGGAAAGCATCGTCCTTCGGGACCAAAACGGACGAAGGATCGATAGCACTCCGTTCGCCACGGACTATTGGAACGATGAGCGTACCTGGCAGAGAACTCAGGACGGTACCGACCGCTGGGAGTTCCGGGAAGGTACGGAGGGTCGTAGTAACGGCAAGGACCCGTTCACACGCCTCGACCTCACCACGTTTGAACAGGCTTTCGTTTCAGCAGTGACCGAATCGATATCCCAGCTTTCTTCCGGGGAACCGTCCATGGAGACCCTCGCTGATACGCTATCGAGCACCGTTCTGCACATCATAGAACGTTTGGCCGCCGACATATTGGAAAGGGAAGTGGAAATGGGCCTGTTTGTGGAGGTGAGCGTGAACGATTATACATCGGCGATGAAGACGGGACTGCGCATGGACCTTTCAGTGCATTGCGGCACCTTGGGAGAGATGTTGGAACGTCTTGGCCGTTCCACCGCATCTTTGATCCACGGATTCGGGAACCCCTTTCGGGTCGTGGGTATCGAACCCCCATCAAATGATGATATCTGGGTCGGCATATCCACTTTCTGTTCGGTGGGTCTGCCGGATATTGTTTCAGTTCCCGGGTTGAATTTGGAGGTGCAATACGTCACATCCATCCAGGCGAATCTGGCCTCCTTGAACGTATTGTTCGGTGAAAGAAGCGCTGGTTGGGGGTTGCAAGGAGGAGTTGCCATATGCGGAGTCCCCGGTTACGCTCTGCCCATGTTACAGGTGCCATCGACAAGTATGGTTGACATTTGGATATGCAGAGCGAGCGTTCACGAGATGGTCACATGA
- a CDS encoding YhbY family RNA-binding protein: MPPRTIREVKRVGHGLRPTVHVGKEGITDTLIDEIVKQIKGRKVVKIKLLPSVEEDRKVVAIELADRSHSELIDVIGHTILLCDRRYLQGKGDTKLTE, from the coding sequence ATGCCGCCAAGAACAATAAGGGAAGTAAAGAGGGTGGGGCATGGGTTGCGACCCACCGTGCACGTAGGCAAGGAAGGGATTACCGATACTCTTATCGATGAAATAGTGAAACAGATAAAAGGACGCAAGGTGGTCAAGATCAAGCTCCTCCCCAGTGTGGAGGAGGACCGCAAGGTGGTGGCCATAGAGCTCGCCGATCGCTCCCATTCGGAGTTGATCGATGTCATCGGCCACACCATCCTATTATGCGACCGTCGCTATCTGCAAGGCAAGGGAGACACCAAGCTTACAGAGTGA
- a CDS encoding MFS transporter yields the protein MRKDDPLFVYVVNQTMHWFIIGLTLPIIILYMISKGLDLFQAGLVLSVYSGTVILLELPTGGLGDAIGRKRVYMYSLAMSLVSGVVLLFASGLLWFVLGFVFYGVARALSSGSMDAWFVDEFGKTKPAGDLQTALAKANIFIPLGIGAGSLIGGLLPMLTSDLAENVSWMNRYSVNLLLLIVMVLVQMGLTITLVRETTLKEGGRSLLQGFKTLPQVLSDALAFGIRDRFTLVLMISSLFMGFGLLSVELLWQPQVLGLMGDPTETWIFGVLAAGYFFASALGNMVATRLVPWFGRDHLLLLTIVRAVSGATLVILAWQQGLLEFAIVYLLLYLIFGVASSPHAAVFNARIPSERRSTLMSFESLMLQSGGMLGSLFIGTWAKLAGISSAWTVAGLILLLSSLTYGYLYWVGKKAKGRSMQLMTR from the coding sequence ATGCGCAAGGACGATCCATTGTTCGTCTATGTGGTCAATCAGACCATGCATTGGTTCATTATCGGACTCACCCTGCCGATCATTATCCTGTATATGATCAGCAAGGGCCTGGACCTGTTCCAGGCCGGTCTGGTCCTGTCTGTCTACTCGGGAACCGTCATTCTCTTGGAACTGCCTACTGGAGGGTTGGGCGACGCCATCGGTCGAAAACGGGTCTACATGTACTCTCTCGCCATGTCCCTCGTATCCGGGGTGGTGCTGTTATTTGCCAGCGGACTACTTTGGTTCGTTCTAGGTTTTGTTTTCTATGGAGTGGCCCGAGCCCTGTCATCAGGTTCAATGGACGCATGGTTCGTCGACGAGTTCGGGAAGACGAAACCTGCGGGAGATCTTCAGACGGCCTTGGCCAAGGCCAACATCTTCATTCCACTGGGGATCGGGGCCGGCTCGCTCATAGGTGGTCTTCTACCCATGTTGACCTCGGACCTCGCAGAGAATGTAAGTTGGATGAACCGTTATTCCGTGAACCTTCTGCTGTTGATCGTTATGGTGCTGGTGCAGATGGGTCTGACGATCACATTGGTCCGGGAGACGACCTTAAAGGAGGGGGGTAGAAGCCTTTTACAGGGATTCAAAACGCTTCCCCAGGTCCTGTCCGATGCCCTGGCCTTCGGCATACGGGATCGTTTCACACTGGTGCTGATGATCTCATCCCTCTTCATGGGCTTCGGCCTTCTTTCTGTGGAACTTCTTTGGCAGCCACAAGTACTCGGTCTCATGGGAGATCCCACTGAAACGTGGATATTCGGGGTCCTGGCCGCAGGATATTTCTTCGCCTCGGCCTTGGGAAACATGGTGGCTACCCGGCTCGTTCCCTGGTTCGGCCGGGACCATCTCCTGTTATTGACCATCGTCCGAGCGGTCTCCGGCGCGACCCTGGTGATCCTGGCCTGGCAGCAAGGCTTGCTGGAGTTCGCCATAGTATATCTTCTTCTATACCTGATATTCGGTGTAGCTAGCTCTCCCCATGCCGCGGTGTTCAATGCCAGGATACCCAGTGAAAGGAGGTCCACTCTGATGTCCTTCGAGTCCCTGATGCTTCAGAGCGGCGGTATGCTAGGTTCTTTATTCATCGGCACCTGGGCCAAGTTGGCGGGCATTTCATCCGCCTGGACAGTGGCCGGGTTGATACTACTGCTCTCATCGTTGACTTACGGCTACCTTTATTGGGTCGGTAAAAAAGCAAAGGGCCGATCGATGCAGTTAATGACGAGATGA